In one Pseudomonas sp. SCA2728.1_7 genomic region, the following are encoded:
- a CDS encoding ATP-binding protein translates to MSVNLHWPRTLASRLSLIFLIGLLLAQALSFGAQYYERYQSAKNTMLGNLETDVSTSIAILDRLPAEERPAWLERLARKNYRYLLSEGEPGTPIEVGDVPVAVTSITEAIGERYPLTFTDIPGPKKHFQGHLRLSDGSPVTIDVRPAMAPLSPWLPVVLLGQLALMIACTWLAVRIAIRPLTRLANAVETLDPNAHPINLDEKGPTEVVYAARAFNTMQARIAAYLKERMQLLAAISHDLQTPITRMKLRAELMDDCTEKDKLWNDLSEMEHLVREGVAYARSIHGSTEESRRTNMDSFLESLVFDYQDMGKQVQLVGKSATVIDTRPHALRRVLVNLTDNALKFAGAAEVWVEANKGSLAITVMDRGPGIADAELAQVLQPFYRVENSRNRDTGGTGLGLAIAQQLAMALGGSLILSNREGGGLCAELKLPLNL, encoded by the coding sequence CCTCGCCTCGCGCCTGTCGCTGATCTTTCTGATCGGCCTGCTGCTGGCTCAGGCGCTGTCGTTCGGCGCGCAGTATTACGAGCGTTACCAAAGCGCCAAGAACACCATGCTCGGCAATCTCGAGACCGACGTCTCGACCTCGATTGCGATCCTCGATCGACTGCCTGCCGAAGAGCGCCCTGCCTGGCTCGAGCGTCTGGCGCGAAAAAATTATCGCTACCTGTTGAGCGAAGGCGAACCGGGCACGCCGATCGAGGTCGGGGATGTGCCGGTGGCCGTTACCTCGATCACCGAAGCCATCGGTGAACGCTATCCGCTGACCTTCACCGATATTCCCGGGCCGAAGAAACACTTTCAGGGCCACCTGCGCCTGAGCGACGGCAGCCCGGTGACCATCGACGTGCGCCCGGCGATGGCCCCGCTGTCGCCATGGTTGCCGGTGGTCTTGCTCGGCCAGTTGGCCCTGATGATCGCCTGCACCTGGCTGGCGGTGCGTATTGCGATTCGTCCGCTGACGCGCCTCGCCAACGCCGTGGAAACCCTTGACCCCAACGCCCATCCGATCAACCTCGACGAGAAAGGCCCGACCGAAGTGGTCTACGCCGCCCGTGCATTCAACACGATGCAGGCGCGTATCGCCGCTTACCTCAAAGAGCGCATGCAACTGCTGGCAGCGATTTCCCACGACCTGCAAACGCCGATCACGCGGATGAAACTGCGCGCCGAGCTGATGGACGATTGCACCGAGAAAGACAAACTGTGGAATGACCTCAGCGAGATGGAACATCTGGTGCGCGAAGGCGTGGCGTACGCGCGCAGCATCCATGGTTCGACCGAAGAAAGCCGCCGCACCAACATGGATTCCTTCCTCGAAAGCCTGGTGTTCGACTATCAGGACATGGGCAAGCAGGTGCAACTGGTTGGCAAGAGTGCAACGGTTATCGACACCCGTCCTCATGCGTTGCGCCGAGTGCTGGTGAACCTCACCGACAACGCGCTGAAATTCGCCGGCGCCGCCGAAGTCTGGGTCGAAGCCAACAAAGGCAGCCTGGCGATCACCGTCATGGATCGCGGCCCGGGCATCGCCGACGCCGAACTGGCGCAAGTGCTGCAACCGTTCTACCGCGTAGAAAACTCACGCAATCGCGATACCGGCGGCACCGGACTGGGACTGGCCATCGCCCAGCAACTGGCCATGGCGTTGGGTGGCTCGCTGATCTTGAGCAACCGTGAGGGTGGCGGATTGTGTGCGGAACTGAAACTCCCCCTCAATCTTTGA